A portion of the Oncorhynchus nerka isolate Pitt River linkage group LG27, Oner_Uvic_2.0, whole genome shotgun sequence genome contains these proteins:
- the LOC115111310 gene encoding serine/threonine kinase-like domain-containing protein STKLD1 isoform X2 has translation MDDYMILDAMCPGCFGTVLFVKERTSDLEFTLKKVECLDEGRANQAYQEARCLLNVSSVFLSMVMDCPYMTTLSTVVTYHRQKEKKINKKVIKTFLGQMVDALAYLHKRSIAHRNLKPSNILITKEAKFVIFDFGTASITGDRVKLHKRVKDCAKRWMAPESLTHHQIPEKSDIWSLGCVLLDMLTCHMLDVEGSISLLLRIREDQTSLNVIVLKGLHQVLTMMLERNPKTRTSVWELVNEDLVKHCLLLCGSPLHAMKKTLPPGVHGLPFHQGFDSVLEFMQTYRDVESVQMSALSYLLSEERNVFYRLTDVVIAVTTAMQSHMDCAGVQQNGCQVLHQRLIAVLGQAGDGSCLLTKEVITCVLNAVHSHPEKAPLLSHAFQLLFCITGDEQAARDVLDLDGIREVLNTLRKFPEDCDIVVPCCKCLWSVLTQRLCLGAVPLKDAVEAVCVAAEAHMQDSTVMESVCAALSSLTLQGLSEDQDIEDSTLLLMHALQAHLKHSYVVKYAFLALDSLVKSSELAAFRLLLAPNGGSGLAIVKEAELQHHDNPEIVGNFCSLLSAMARYGDIIPELVAEKIPDVLEQIERQFSSNKEIAQLAKHALHSTTSFGRVNMTSST, from the exons ATGGACGATTATATG ATTTTGGATGCAATGTGCCCCGGATGCTTTGGGACAGTTCTATTTGTGAAGGAAAGAACGTCTGATCTGGAGTTTACACTAAAGAAG GTTGAGTGTTTGGATGAAGGCAGAGCCAACCAAGCATACCAGGAG GCTCGTTGTCTGCTGAAT GTATCTTCTGTCTTTCTTTCAATGGTAATGGACTGCCCATACATGACAACCCTGTCCACTGTGGTCACTTATCACAGACAGAAGGAAAAGAAGATCAACAAAAAG GTCATCAAGACATTTTTGGGACAAATGGTGGATGCTTTGGCCTACTTGCACAAACGGAGTATTGCTCACAG GAATTTGAAGCCATCAAATATTCTGATCACAAAAGAGGCCAAGTTTGTCATATTTGATTTTGGAACTGCCTCCATCACAGGAGATAGAGTAAAGTTACACAAAAGAGTAAAGGACT GTGCCAAACGATGGATGGCTCCAGAGAGCCTGACCCATCATCAGATTCCTGAGAAGTCCGACATTTGGTCCCTGGGGTGTGTCCTTCTCGACATGCTGACCTGTCACATGCTTGAT GTGGAGGGATCTATCTCTCTGCTGCTGAGGatcagagaggaccagacatcaCTGAACGTCATCGTCCTCAAGGGCCTCCACCAAGTCCTCACTATGATGTTGGAGCGTAACCCAAAGACCAGGACCAGCGTGTG GGAACTGGTGAATGAGGATCTGGTGAAGCATTGTCTGTTGTTGTGTGGCTCCCCTCTACATGCCATGAAGAAAACACTGCCCCCTGGTGTCCATGGGCTGCCATTCCACCAAGGCTTTGACAGTGTGCTCG AGTTCATGCAGACCTACAGAGATGTGGAATCTGTCCAGATGTCAGCTCTGTCATACCTGCTGTCTGAGGAAAGGAACG TATTCTACAGGCTAACTGACGTTGTTATAGCCGTCACCACTGCCATGCAAAGTCACATGGACTGTGCAGGTGTTCAGCAAAATGGTTGCCAGGTTCTACACCAGCGTTTAATTGCAG TGCTGGGCCAAGCTGGGGATGGCTCCTGTCTGCTTACCAAGGAAGTGATCACCTGTGTCCTGAACGCCGTGCACAGTCACCCTGAGAAAGCACCACTGCTCTCTCATGCCTTTCAGCTTCTCTTCTGTATCACCGGGGATG AGCAGGCAGCCAGAGATGTGCTGGACCTGGACGGTATCAGAGAGGTGCTGAACACACTGAGGAAGTTTCCAGAGGATTGTGACATTGTCGTGCCCTGTTGCAAATGCTTATGGAGCGTACTGACACAAA GACTTTGCCTTGGAGCTGTACCTTTGAAAGATGCtgtggaggctgtgtgtgtggcagcAGAGGCACACATGCAGGACAGCACAGTGATGGAGTCTGTGTGTGCAGCCCTGTCGTCCCTGACCCTACAAG GTTTATCTGAAGACCAAGACATTGAGGATTCCACCCTTCTGTTGATGCACGCACTCCAAGCACATTTAAAGCATAGCTATGTGGTGAAGTATGCTTTCCTTGCTCTGGACAGTCTTGTCAAAAGCTCAG AGTTGGCTGCTTTCAGGCTTCTCCTCGCCCCCAATGGAGGAAGTGGATTAGCTATTGTCAAGGAAGCAGAACTCCAACACCATGACAACCCAGAGATCGTAGGGAACTTTTGTAGCCTCCTCAGTGCTATGGCCCGTTATG GTGACATCATACCCGAGTTAGTTGCTGAGAAGATACCAGATGTCTTGGAGCAGATTGAGAGGCAGTTTTCATCAAATAAG GAGATAGCTCAATTGGCAAAACATGCCCTCCACAGCACAACAAGCTTTGGAAGAGTCAACATGACAAGCTCAACATAA
- the LOC115111310 gene encoding serine/threonine kinase-like domain-containing protein STKLD1 isoform X1, protein MDDYMILDAMCPGCFGTVLFVKERTSDLEFTLKKVECLDEGRANQAYQEARCLLNVRHPNIVTYKRLFIFWDESVSSVFLSMVMDCPYMTTLSTVVTYHRQKEKKINKKVIKTFLGQMVDALAYLHKRSIAHRNLKPSNILITKEAKFVIFDFGTASITGDRVKLHKRVKDCAKRWMAPESLTHHQIPEKSDIWSLGCVLLDMLTCHMLDVEGSISLLLRIREDQTSLNVIVLKGLHQVLTMMLERNPKTRTSVWELVNEDLVKHCLLLCGSPLHAMKKTLPPGVHGLPFHQGFDSVLEFMQTYRDVESVQMSALSYLLSEERNVFYRLTDVVIAVTTAMQSHMDCAGVQQNGCQVLHQRLIAVLGQAGDGSCLLTKEVITCVLNAVHSHPEKAPLLSHAFQLLFCITGDEQAARDVLDLDGIREVLNTLRKFPEDCDIVVPCCKCLWSVLTQRLCLGAVPLKDAVEAVCVAAEAHMQDSTVMESVCAALSSLTLQGLSEDQDIEDSTLLLMHALQAHLKHSYVVKYAFLALDSLVKSSELAAFRLLLAPNGGSGLAIVKEAELQHHDNPEIVGNFCSLLSAMARYGDIIPELVAEKIPDVLEQIERQFSSNKEIAQLAKHALHSTTSFGRVNMTSST, encoded by the exons ATGGACGATTATATG ATTTTGGATGCAATGTGCCCCGGATGCTTTGGGACAGTTCTATTTGTGAAGGAAAGAACGTCTGATCTGGAGTTTACACTAAAGAAG GTTGAGTGTTTGGATGAAGGCAGAGCCAACCAAGCATACCAGGAG GCTCGTTGTCTGCTGAATGTGAGACATCCCAACATTGTCACATATAAGAGGTTATTCATTTTTTGGGATGAAAGT GTATCTTCTGTCTTTCTTTCAATGGTAATGGACTGCCCATACATGACAACCCTGTCCACTGTGGTCACTTATCACAGACAGAAGGAAAAGAAGATCAACAAAAAG GTCATCAAGACATTTTTGGGACAAATGGTGGATGCTTTGGCCTACTTGCACAAACGGAGTATTGCTCACAG GAATTTGAAGCCATCAAATATTCTGATCACAAAAGAGGCCAAGTTTGTCATATTTGATTTTGGAACTGCCTCCATCACAGGAGATAGAGTAAAGTTACACAAAAGAGTAAAGGACT GTGCCAAACGATGGATGGCTCCAGAGAGCCTGACCCATCATCAGATTCCTGAGAAGTCCGACATTTGGTCCCTGGGGTGTGTCCTTCTCGACATGCTGACCTGTCACATGCTTGAT GTGGAGGGATCTATCTCTCTGCTGCTGAGGatcagagaggaccagacatcaCTGAACGTCATCGTCCTCAAGGGCCTCCACCAAGTCCTCACTATGATGTTGGAGCGTAACCCAAAGACCAGGACCAGCGTGTG GGAACTGGTGAATGAGGATCTGGTGAAGCATTGTCTGTTGTTGTGTGGCTCCCCTCTACATGCCATGAAGAAAACACTGCCCCCTGGTGTCCATGGGCTGCCATTCCACCAAGGCTTTGACAGTGTGCTCG AGTTCATGCAGACCTACAGAGATGTGGAATCTGTCCAGATGTCAGCTCTGTCATACCTGCTGTCTGAGGAAAGGAACG TATTCTACAGGCTAACTGACGTTGTTATAGCCGTCACCACTGCCATGCAAAGTCACATGGACTGTGCAGGTGTTCAGCAAAATGGTTGCCAGGTTCTACACCAGCGTTTAATTGCAG TGCTGGGCCAAGCTGGGGATGGCTCCTGTCTGCTTACCAAGGAAGTGATCACCTGTGTCCTGAACGCCGTGCACAGTCACCCTGAGAAAGCACCACTGCTCTCTCATGCCTTTCAGCTTCTCTTCTGTATCACCGGGGATG AGCAGGCAGCCAGAGATGTGCTGGACCTGGACGGTATCAGAGAGGTGCTGAACACACTGAGGAAGTTTCCAGAGGATTGTGACATTGTCGTGCCCTGTTGCAAATGCTTATGGAGCGTACTGACACAAA GACTTTGCCTTGGAGCTGTACCTTTGAAAGATGCtgtggaggctgtgtgtgtggcagcAGAGGCACACATGCAGGACAGCACAGTGATGGAGTCTGTGTGTGCAGCCCTGTCGTCCCTGACCCTACAAG GTTTATCTGAAGACCAAGACATTGAGGATTCCACCCTTCTGTTGATGCACGCACTCCAAGCACATTTAAAGCATAGCTATGTGGTGAAGTATGCTTTCCTTGCTCTGGACAGTCTTGTCAAAAGCTCAG AGTTGGCTGCTTTCAGGCTTCTCCTCGCCCCCAATGGAGGAAGTGGATTAGCTATTGTCAAGGAAGCAGAACTCCAACACCATGACAACCCAGAGATCGTAGGGAACTTTTGTAGCCTCCTCAGTGCTATGGCCCGTTATG GTGACATCATACCCGAGTTAGTTGCTGAGAAGATACCAGATGTCTTGGAGCAGATTGAGAGGCAGTTTTCATCAAATAAG GAGATAGCTCAATTGGCAAAACATGCCCTCCACAGCACAACAAGCTTTGGAAGAGTCAACATGACAAGCTCAACATAA
- the LOC115111310 gene encoding serine/threonine kinase-like domain-containing protein STKLD1 isoform X3, with amino-acid sequence MDDYMILDAMCPGCFGTVLFVKERTSDLEFTLKKVECLDEGRANQAYQEVSSVFLSMVMDCPYMTTLSTVVTYHRQKEKKINKKVIKTFLGQMVDALAYLHKRSIAHRNLKPSNILITKEAKFVIFDFGTASITGDRVKLHKRVKDCAKRWMAPESLTHHQIPEKSDIWSLGCVLLDMLTCHMLDVEGSISLLLRIREDQTSLNVIVLKGLHQVLTMMLERNPKTRTSVWELVNEDLVKHCLLLCGSPLHAMKKTLPPGVHGLPFHQGFDSVLEFMQTYRDVESVQMSALSYLLSEERNVFYRLTDVVIAVTTAMQSHMDCAGVQQNGCQVLHQRLIAVLGQAGDGSCLLTKEVITCVLNAVHSHPEKAPLLSHAFQLLFCITGDEQAARDVLDLDGIREVLNTLRKFPEDCDIVVPCCKCLWSVLTQRLCLGAVPLKDAVEAVCVAAEAHMQDSTVMESVCAALSSLTLQGLSEDQDIEDSTLLLMHALQAHLKHSYVVKYAFLALDSLVKSSELAAFRLLLAPNGGSGLAIVKEAELQHHDNPEIVGNFCSLLSAMARYGDIIPELVAEKIPDVLEQIERQFSSNKEIAQLAKHALHSTTSFGRVNMTSST; translated from the exons ATGGACGATTATATG ATTTTGGATGCAATGTGCCCCGGATGCTTTGGGACAGTTCTATTTGTGAAGGAAAGAACGTCTGATCTGGAGTTTACACTAAAGAAG GTTGAGTGTTTGGATGAAGGCAGAGCCAACCAAGCATACCAGGAG GTATCTTCTGTCTTTCTTTCAATGGTAATGGACTGCCCATACATGACAACCCTGTCCACTGTGGTCACTTATCACAGACAGAAGGAAAAGAAGATCAACAAAAAG GTCATCAAGACATTTTTGGGACAAATGGTGGATGCTTTGGCCTACTTGCACAAACGGAGTATTGCTCACAG GAATTTGAAGCCATCAAATATTCTGATCACAAAAGAGGCCAAGTTTGTCATATTTGATTTTGGAACTGCCTCCATCACAGGAGATAGAGTAAAGTTACACAAAAGAGTAAAGGACT GTGCCAAACGATGGATGGCTCCAGAGAGCCTGACCCATCATCAGATTCCTGAGAAGTCCGACATTTGGTCCCTGGGGTGTGTCCTTCTCGACATGCTGACCTGTCACATGCTTGAT GTGGAGGGATCTATCTCTCTGCTGCTGAGGatcagagaggaccagacatcaCTGAACGTCATCGTCCTCAAGGGCCTCCACCAAGTCCTCACTATGATGTTGGAGCGTAACCCAAAGACCAGGACCAGCGTGTG GGAACTGGTGAATGAGGATCTGGTGAAGCATTGTCTGTTGTTGTGTGGCTCCCCTCTACATGCCATGAAGAAAACACTGCCCCCTGGTGTCCATGGGCTGCCATTCCACCAAGGCTTTGACAGTGTGCTCG AGTTCATGCAGACCTACAGAGATGTGGAATCTGTCCAGATGTCAGCTCTGTCATACCTGCTGTCTGAGGAAAGGAACG TATTCTACAGGCTAACTGACGTTGTTATAGCCGTCACCACTGCCATGCAAAGTCACATGGACTGTGCAGGTGTTCAGCAAAATGGTTGCCAGGTTCTACACCAGCGTTTAATTGCAG TGCTGGGCCAAGCTGGGGATGGCTCCTGTCTGCTTACCAAGGAAGTGATCACCTGTGTCCTGAACGCCGTGCACAGTCACCCTGAGAAAGCACCACTGCTCTCTCATGCCTTTCAGCTTCTCTTCTGTATCACCGGGGATG AGCAGGCAGCCAGAGATGTGCTGGACCTGGACGGTATCAGAGAGGTGCTGAACACACTGAGGAAGTTTCCAGAGGATTGTGACATTGTCGTGCCCTGTTGCAAATGCTTATGGAGCGTACTGACACAAA GACTTTGCCTTGGAGCTGTACCTTTGAAAGATGCtgtggaggctgtgtgtgtggcagcAGAGGCACACATGCAGGACAGCACAGTGATGGAGTCTGTGTGTGCAGCCCTGTCGTCCCTGACCCTACAAG GTTTATCTGAAGACCAAGACATTGAGGATTCCACCCTTCTGTTGATGCACGCACTCCAAGCACATTTAAAGCATAGCTATGTGGTGAAGTATGCTTTCCTTGCTCTGGACAGTCTTGTCAAAAGCTCAG AGTTGGCTGCTTTCAGGCTTCTCCTCGCCCCCAATGGAGGAAGTGGATTAGCTATTGTCAAGGAAGCAGAACTCCAACACCATGACAACCCAGAGATCGTAGGGAACTTTTGTAGCCTCCTCAGTGCTATGGCCCGTTATG GTGACATCATACCCGAGTTAGTTGCTGAGAAGATACCAGATGTCTTGGAGCAGATTGAGAGGCAGTTTTCATCAAATAAG GAGATAGCTCAATTGGCAAAACATGCCCTCCACAGCACAACAAGCTTTGGAAGAGTCAACATGACAAGCTCAACATAA